The Arachis ipaensis cultivar K30076 chromosome B10, Araip1.1, whole genome shotgun sequence DNA window NNNNNNNNNNNNNNNNNNNNNNNNNNNNNNNNNNNNNNNNNNNNNNNNNNNNNNNNNNNNNNNNNNNNNNNNNNNNNNNNNNNNNNNNNNNNNNNNNNNNNNNNNNNNNNNNNNNNNNNNNNNNNNNNNNNNNNNNNNNNNNNNNNNNNNNNNNNNNNNNNNNNNNNNNNNNNNNNNNNNNNNNNNNNNNNNNNNNNNNNNNNNNNNNNNNNNNNNNNNNNNNNNNNNNNNNNNNNNNNNNNNNNNNNNNNNNNNNNNNNNNNNNNNNNNNNNNNNNNNNNNNNNNNNNNNNNNNNNNNNNNNNNNNNNNNNNNNNNNNNNNNNNNNNNNNNNNNNNNNNNNNNNNNNNNNNNNNNNNNNNNNNNNNNNNNNNNNNNNNNNNNNNNNNNNNNNNNNNNNNNNNNNNNNNNNNNNNNNNNNNNNNNNNNNNNNNNNNNNNNNNNNNNNNNNNNNNNNNNNNNNNNNNNNNNNNNNNNNNNNNNNNNNNNNNNNNNNNNNNNNNNNNNNNNNNNNNNNNNNNNNNNNNNNNNNNNNNNNNNNNNNNNNNNNNNNNNNNNAATATTAAAATACAATGTATATCTAGATAGGAATTACATAGATATTTAATTAAAAgagcatttaattttttaaaatataataacagTTTTAATTTCTTTGATATttctttttacattttttttgtgttttttaaataaaagacaaGCCTATAGCAAAAATAGGAAGAGATGGTAGTATTTATTAAAGAAGgaaaaaacaaatataattaaaattcatacattcaaaatgtatttgaactttgaaaaatgAGATGAGACATGAGAACACATGGACACTTAGCTTCAATAAATCTGTTTACACCATTTAACTCAGCGTTCTTTAGctttttgttttcttctcttcTATTTCATATGAATTTATCAGTGCCAAACATACATTACATAGAGTATTTTTTAACTCTATCCTAATCCATATATTATCTTtgctaaacaaaatataaaaagaaaaaaagacagtaaataaattaaagttattattatttaaagagaAAATGATAGattagtatttttgtattttaaattaattaagatcTAAATGAAAGATAACATTAATTtaaaaaagttaaattaaaattaactcaaacattgatatttaaattataaaaaaattgatttttatattttataaaatatcatACTGGCGGTAATTGTAAATATGACGCtacttaaaattaaataaagtaacatagataaaacaaataaaaaaaataaaaaattacttaatCTTGTATAAAATTTACCTATAAAATTCTGTACCaaaaaatgaatttaattttagtatactaataatataaaatattttatataatcattcaattcaattagatttATCTATTTAGAtcattattgaaaaataaattgaagataccaacataaaataaatagaatagatACATATGCTCGTTTGCTTAAAGATATGTTAAATCAACCATAGGCATGATTACACAATTGCTACGACGCAATTATCTTTTTTACTTTCAAAAAGTTTGTTAAAtagtttttttaatataaaacacTTTAATAAGCATCGAACATTTATCGGTAAGatcctaaaaataaaaatactactaaAAGGTTCCATATAAAATTCATGGTTAAGGATGTCCATTAGGAGTCAACGGACATTTTTGGAAAGTTATAATTTGTTGATAAAGAGTCAACAGAAATTTATTCTTTAGTATTAATGagcattttataaaataaatagataacaaatatgtaatttttaaatattatNNNNNNNNNNNNNNNNNNNNNNNNNNNNNNNNNNNNNNNNNNNNNNNNNNNNNNNNNNNNNNNNNNNNNNNNNNNNNNNNNNNNNNNNNNNNNNNNNNNNNNNNNNNNNNNNNNNNNNNNNNNNNNNNNNNNNNNNNNNNNNNNNNNNNNNNNNNNNNNNNNNNNNNNNNNNNNNNNNNNNNNNNNNNNNNNNNNNNNNNNNNNNNNNNNNNNNNNNNNNNNNNNNNNNNNNNNNNNNNNNNNNNNNNNNNNNNNNNNNNTAATGCTaacaagacaaaaaaaaaaatagctaaaatttattttatttaacttttattaattattatcataattaataaatactaaataaagaaaattttaattttttttgttatttttttattgttaccaaatatttccataacattttttcttttcttctgtctGCACGAGACACCTTTCACTCCACACGCACTTTCGATTGGATCCCAAGTTCCCAACCAATGATGGTGATGAAGGCTAGTAATGCATATTCCTTGATAATTTTTGCAGTGCTATACGGTTGTTATCTCATTGATCATGTTGCAAATGCTGAAGTTCATCATCATAACTTTGTGGTAAGTCTACTTTATTTCATCATACATGCATGTTACACAACACTTAGATGAATTATGCCTTAATTTCTGCAGATAAAATCTTCAAGTTACACTAGACTATGCAGCACCAAGAATATTTTGACAGTAAATGGAGAGTTTCCAGGTCCAACCTTGAAGGCCCACACAGGAGACACTCTTATTGTCAATGTTTATAACCAAGCAAACCATAATATAACAATACATTGGTATGTGCCTTAGCTTCTACTCTATACAACAGAGAATATATGCATTAATTATTGAAAGAATATTTGCATTATTTTTCAAAGGCATGGGGCTAGACAAGTGAGGAATCCATGGTCAGATGGAGCTGCTTACATAACACAGTGTCCAATTCAACCAGGTGCAGTGTTCAAACAAGTTATCCATTTGACCACAGAGGAAGGAACCATATGGTGGCATGGACATGATGGTTGGTCAAGAGCCACAGTTCATGGAGCTTTCATCATTTATCCCAAGCATGGACAAAACTATCCCTTTCCCAAACCCCATGCTGAGATTCCAATCATACTAGGTATGTACTAAATACTAATGCACCAACAAACTTTTTCCTCCATTATTGATCACTATGATTTTTGACTCTATTGAAGGAGAGTGGTGGAAGAAAGAAGTCATGAATATTCCAATAGAAGCAAACAAAACAGGAGGGGAGCCAATTCTATCTGATGCATATACCATCAATGGTCAACCTGGTTATTTGTATCCCTGCTCCGGTAATATGCtagaaagattaaaaaaaaaaaaagtcaaaacttgctttatttagcatttattaattttagtaataattataaatactaaataaagcaagttgatcatttttggtaaatttttttgttaccaaatattTCTGTTTATTTAGTTTTGTATGTTTTTGCTTTTAATATGATAGGTAGTTTCAAGATGGTTGTAGAGTATGGAAAAACATATCTTCTTAGGGTGATCAATGCAGTGATGGATGAAGAAATTTTCTTTGCAATTGGAAAACACAGATTGAGAGTGGTAGCTAAAGATGGATTCTATGTCAAACTAATAGAAACAGATCACATAATGATCACACCAGGACAAACCATGGACATTCTTTTAGAAGCAAACCAACCACCTGCTCTTTATTCCATGGCCGCCAGTGCATATTTGAGTGCTTTTGGTGCTGGCTTTGATAACACAACCACAACAGGTTTCAAGCAGTAACAGATCCAGAAAATTTAAAACAGTATTATATACTTATAActtaaaagaaaaaggaaattttttttatttttgtttaaggcCATGAAATTTATAAGATTTCATCCATGCATGCAGGTTTGGTTATATACAATGGCTCCGAGGAAGACGGAAAAAGCCCGATTGGGTGCCGTCTTCCACCGTATAACAGAACAGAAGCAGCAACTGAATTCACTAAGCAGTTGAGAAGCCTTGCAAGCAAAGACAAGCCAATCAAAGTACCTGAGAAAGTGGACACCAAATTATTGTTCACAATCTCTGTTAACCTGCTTAATTGCAGTGCAGATAAACCATGCAAAGGACCATTTGGTAAAAGGCTTGCAGCTAGTGTGAACAACATTAGCCTTGTGTTACCAAACATTGATTTTCTAAGAGCCTACTATGAGAAAATCCCTGGTGTTTTTGAGATGAATTTCCCCAGAAGACCAGAAAGGGGATTCAACTACACTGATGATAAGTTGCCAGGTTATGTCTTGGCAACAGATTTTGGAAGCAAGGTGTTGGTTTTGGAGTATAATGCAAGTGTTGAGGTAGTTTTGCAAGGGACTAGTGTGGTGACTGGTGATAACCACCCTGTTCATTTTCATGGATACAGCTTCTATGTGGTTGGTTGGGGTTTTGGAAACTTTGATCCAAAAAGAGATCCCAAGAACTATAACCTTGTTGATCCACCTCAAGAGACCACTGTTGGAGTTCCAAGGAATGGTTGGGTCGCCCTTAGATTCAGGGCAGACAATCCAGGTCTGTTTTTCAAACTATTTTGTCTTCGTTAATATCTTTTTATTGAGTAATGTATACATCTAAGTCTTTTTATGAACTGAATCCAACTAAGTTAAACAATAAGATTTGGAATAATGCTAAtcataactgatttttgttatgttAAACCAACTTAGTTAGACTTGGTTAACAAAAAGACTTGGATGTGTAGTATTTCGATGCATTTTTGGATTGTTTAAGATTATATAAGGCTAATGAATGTGTTGAATATGATGATTAGGGGTGTGGTTTGTGCATTGTCATTTAGAGAGGCATGCAAGTTGGGGGATGGGAATGGTGCTTCTAGTGAAAGATGGTCCTTCTCCTCAGACACAAATTCTTCCACCACCTTCGGATTTACCCAAATGTTGAATCTTAGTTCCATTGCTGTCACACCAAATATGGATTATTATTACACCAAATGtgactacaaaaaataaaataaacttgtTATAATTGATGAGTAAGGACACTCCTATGTTATACATGGATTCATATGAGTATACATATATGACCCTATTTTACAAGCAAGTGCTTCAACCTGCAAAATCATCTTTCATATAATAAAGTTGAGAGGTGACTCCTCACTAATGATATTTTGGTCAATGATAATAACAATGACTAGTAGAggtatatgtatgtatatttattattgtttgttagaattttattatttaattcaaTTCATTTTCCTCCATCAAATTATCAATACATATTTATTCACAGCCGCAGAAGCTAAGTCACCCTAAAAGTGAAACACAGCTTTCAATTTTTGTGTCTTATACGTAGTTTTAGCGTTTTCTTAAAGAATGAATTGATGCGTTGTGTCCCATTAATTTAATTTGTCTCATTCAATTTCCATATATCAAACAAAGAATAAGACATTCTTCAATAATATTCCCCAATTTTAGAAGAACGTTACTATGATCAGATCCATATATCTTAACTCTCTTGCAATTGATTTGGATCTGAGCCACTTTCATGGCTTTTTTCGGTGGTCACGACCACATGCTGCCTTGTCTTATTTATCAACCGTAGCTAGTTATACCACGGAACGTCATTATTCTCTGATTTATTATCGATTTGAAAAATCATATTCAGTTTAGTTCCATAATTTTAAGTACCTAATAAACCAAAAAAGAAGCtatattcatgtttgatgatgatttttccTTTCACGTACGCTATGCAATTGTGGAACGTCGTCGTCGTGAGAATAAATTAAAAGGATTATTATTGTTCCACATTTTTTGAACAACGAGAGGTtagaataaaaaaacaaaaaataaataaataataggaTTCTGGATAGCTAACACTTATGAACTCATTGCCGATGAAATATATTAGGGTGATGATATTTaggaaaatgatttaaaatgttaTAATTGTCACCTACTCGAAGAATGAGCTACGTTACATTTGGTAGAAATTAGAATACGAATTTTTGAAGCACTGCATAGTAtgtcattattattttattaacgaTTTTGACTTTGGTAGGCAGGCTGCAAATGCAATGAATATTGGGTAGGTAATTTGCAGCGGACCAAATATAAAATGGGTCTAGTATGGGCCTCTATGGAGTATGctgtgtttaaaaaaaattagatatgtGAGCATTATTATTCCTCTATATGCAGGTATATGCACTTATCAAAAGGAGCTAAAGATATGCGTTGGCATATACTTATCCTAGATAGTAAGCTAGATGCTGTTTTTGGAAGATGGATCGAGAGTTGAAAACTTTATCGTTAGAATTGGACCATTAACTGCTCTAAAACTCTGCTCTATCAAAGTTTAAAGTTTAATTTGCAAGTTGCAAGCAATTGTAGAACTAACTAACGAGATGGTTGAACATAAATGAATGTGATGATGCATGTTGGATTATCCATGGTAGCTATGAAGTGGGTGGGGGTGCCTTACAGTGAGGATCGTATCATATGCGTCACCAAGTAGTGGACCCCACTGGAACCCGTATGAGAAGTGTGCTTTTCTGCACTCGGGTCCACCGTATCCCAGCCCCACCCCCACTTTCCCATTCATCTCCTTCTCAGCACATCAAATCCTCTCCAGTGTAgtcaccaaaaaaagaaaaaaaattctctccagtaaaaaaaaatattaaataatatcaattgtttaatctaattttttattctatttataaaattaatgatgAGTCATGAGATATcacattttattcttttaaatgtTAAAAAAATCAAGAGGATCTATTTTCCATTCTTATCTCTCATCTTAATTATGAATTTTGGATAACACTAATTTTCTTTGGCTATTTTAAATTACTTCTTCATAATCATTTTGGTATCTATTATTACACTTTATCACTACTATAATTATTTCTATATATAACCAGAAAAAGTACTAATTAACTAATTTTCTCATGTTTAAACTTTAAATAGTAATAGTAGattgaaataaataaagaaagaaaacgaaaaacagatgTACATGCATTTTAGATAAGGACAAGGGTACTTTATAATTTATAGAGGCCACCCAATGATGGAATCACACTAATAATATTAcgcatttaaatatttttattaattaagtcaaacaaaattaaattaatttaatattaacaaaaattaattatgtataatattattttaagttttattattcAATTTGATTAaacttaatttataaaaaaatttaaatatataattttattttaaaaataagccAAACAACATATGTATTCATAGAGAGAGCTTATAATATCAACGTTGTGCAGATATATTtgagaggttgaagaagaacaaAGTGCAGTTGAGAGAAGCATATGGTGAAGATGTGAAGAGTCTCATAGCGTTACATGAAGCAGCGCAGCTAAGCATTGGAGAAGAAGATATTTCTCTTGAGGATTCGGGGCGCCTCTGCCGCGAGCTTCTTCATTCATGGCTGTCaaggcatcatcatcatcatgaagctcaATATGTTGCAATCTCTCTCCAGCAACCACTTCATCACAACTTGCCTAGATTCATGGACAAAACCATCTTGCTTAGGAATTTCAAGCCCGACAAGGAATCTGTGTGTTTTATGGAACTTGCAGAAATCAATTCCTCCATAGTTAGGCTCATGAACCAGCATGAAGCCCTTCAAGTTTCAAAGTGAGTTCTACGAGTAAATCATTTATCcatcaactcaatctttttagtCTAGTATATTTAATTTAGTAATCCAACAACAGACTTTATATTACACTTTTAAACAATAAGTTTTGATGACTCTCTAACATTTTTCGTAATAATAACCGCTGTAAGATCTAAGTGGCCAAATTAAATATCTAAATATGATTGTGAAATTACCTTGAATTTtcttttaatatattataaatagattttgATAAATGTTGAgttgtttattattttattaattttggtaACATGTAATTTAAAACAATTATATTAGGTGGTCATCAAAATTAGTAGAATCAAATAcatattaaagtaaattaaattagtAGTGTAAATTATATTagtgtaaataatatttttaaatttaaaatactatTAGTAGTGTATTATTAATTCATTAGAACGTGGCATGTTAGTATGTTACCCTTGAATTATGGATTGACAAAAACATTTTCCCAATTTCGCCCATATTATTGCGCTTGATTCCGATTGGTTTGGTGATCGAtttcattaataaataataatacaatTCGTGTGAGATACGATTGTTCTCAGCTCTCAGAAAATTTGTACCAATTAGAAGTAGGAGGACCACTCAGAACTTGATGAATAAACATTGCATGACGGTTGATGCTGATCATTCATGATTGATGGAAAAACATTGCATTTTAATGACAAACCAGTGAACATAATTTGATACAATCGGCGTAGATATTACCACTTACAGAATATCCATTTGCTTCATTTATTATACACTCCCGAACTAAAACTGTTAACTATCTAATTCATTCATGCCCGATTCGCTTTCTCCATGAAAATGACAACCTCATATTCATTTATTCTGATCCACCCTAAAAGCCTCACATCACATTACCCCCCATCTAAGTAAGCTTCACATGATTCAATTGTGAACTCCTTTATAATTATGTTACATGTTATATAATACACTCTTTTACTAATAACCTGCTTTTTCCATCATTTTCgtaattaatcaataaaaagatgtcttcctttgatttCACTCCTCAAAAAGTAGTAGCTGCCTAGCCGTCAAAGTCTTCAAGTGATTTACCGTATCAGGCAACTGTCAccatattataattaataattaaccaAAAGTAGTTTTAGTCATATAGGATTTACAAAATACCATACTATATCATCCTATTACCAAAAATGCTAAATAATCATCAGAATTATTTCTTCAATGAAGTACACAATTATTAAATTGAAttctttcttttataattttttttattattaatcaaattatttcttcccgctttttttttttaattaatttgattctacNNNNNNNNNNNNNNNNNNNNNNNNNNNNNNNNNNNNNNNNNNNNNNNNNNNNCATTTATACTACTATATATAGACACAAAAATTAGAGCTCCCTCATCGAATCAAATTACATAATAGGattctttttcagttgttttttctTTTTGGCTCTCTGCCAAAAACAAACAACTGCATTCAAAGAAGGGGgggcttcctcctcctcctccttctccttcatcACCCATCACGGGTTGCTACAAAACAATGTGTTCTTAACACACCTTTAAACCTTTCCAAGTTccattttttattactttttatagaTACCAAACACACAAAAACATAACCCTTTTGCCAGTTCTCTTCTTTTCTTAGAAATAACTAACTTGTTCCGTTTTGTGTTTTGAGTTTTTCATATGGGGTGCAACAACGAAAGCAGAGTACCGAAGGTCTCTGTTTTTCTCTGCATCTCATTGTGCTATGCAATTGTTTTGCTGAGTTCTGACAGAGTGGAAGGGCAAACAACATCTGCAGTTTTTGCATGCGATGTTTCTAAGGACCCTTCTTTGTCTGGTTATGGATTCTGCAACAAGTCGTTGTCGGTGGAAGAGAGAGTAAGCGACCTTGTGAAGAGGCTCACACTGCAAGAGAAGATCGGGAACCTGGTGAATTCTGCTGTTGCCGTTAGCAGGCTTGGGATTCCCAAGTATGAATGGTGGTCTGAGGCTCTTCATGGCGTCTCCGACGTCGGCCCCGGCACACGTTTTTCCACTCTTGTTCCGGCAGCCACCAGTTTTCCCATGCCTATTCTCACAGCAGCTTCTTTCAACACTTCACTCTTTCAAGCCATTGGAAAAGTTAGTcacttttctcttttcttcttcttcttcttcttctcttttctcagTTTTTGGATAATGtttgattataaaaaaaattattcaagttTTCAGTAAATCTAATGCatttgataatttgaaattttACTATTAAcgaattttatttatgttttcttaatttttttttctgacaAAGACTTAAAATGCAGTAAGTTTTTGTCAATGGAGTTGGTAGAGGTAGTTCTATTCTGAAAATCTCAGAATGTGTGCTGAGATTTTCAATGAGGAATTTATTATACATTTCTGTTACAGCCATAATCATAATGCAGTTCATTACTTGATTCAACGGTTTAGATAGAGGTGAACAccgaaaaaagaaaagagagttcTTATTAAATTAGTGTTCTAAGTATGAAGATTTTGAAAAGCTGGGGGAAAGGGATTgactttagagatttatttttgcttttatttttttttttaacataaaggTAAAAATGTCTGATTGGTCAGTACAATAATTAAATGGAACAAAACTTTAGGTGAGTTGCGGGTGTGAACTGCCACAATTTTGAAGTAGACTTCAGAGGGTTTCCAACTTGCAAGTTGAAGCCAGAGTGAATAATATAGTTGTTGTTgttgacttgttgatgttgatTGATTACCAATTACATAATTTAAGAATTGGGTCAATTGACCACTAACTCAATTCTATTTTTCTCATAATAGATTTATGAAGGAAAACACCAACTTTGCTTTTAACTTATAAAAAATCCAAAACAAGGAGTTCATGATATTTTGCTGCAAAATGGCCAACTTTTGTGGTGTTTCATATTTCTTTTGTGGTCATTTTAGGTGGTTTCAACAGAAGCAAGGGCAATGTACAATGTGGGGTTGGCTGGATTAACATATTGGTCACCAAACATTAACATTTTCAGGGATCCGAGGT harbors:
- the LOC107621855 gene encoding laccase-14, with translation MVMKASNAYSLIIFAVLYGCYLIDHVANAEVHHHNFVFLQIKSSSYTRLCSTKNILTVNGEFPGPTLKAHTGDTLIVNVYNQANHNITIHWHGARQVRNPWSDGAAYITQCPIQPGAVFKQVIHLTTEEGTIWWHGHDGWSRATVHGAFIIYPKHGQNYPFPKPHAEIPIILGEWWKKEVMNIPIEANKTGGEPILSDAYTINGQPGYLYPCSGSFKMVVEYGKTYLLRVINAVMDEEIFFAIGKHRLRVVAKDGFYVKLIETDHIMITPGQTMDILLEANQPPALYSMAASAYLSAFGAGFDNTTTTGLVIYNGSEEDGKSPIGCRLPPYNRTEAATEFTKQLRSLASKDKPIKVPEKVDTKLLFTISVNLLNCSADKPCKGPFGKRLAASVNNISLVLPNIDFLRAYYEKIPGVFEMNFPRRPERGFNYTDDKLPGYVLATDFGSKVLVLEYNASVEVVLQGTSVVTGDNHPVHFHGYSFYVVGWGFGNFDPKRDPKNYNLVDPPQETTVGVPRNGWVALRFRADNPGVWFVHCHLERHASWGMGMVLLVKDGPSPQTQILPPPSDLPKC